A region from the Oncorhynchus tshawytscha isolate Ot180627B linkage group LG26, Otsh_v2.0, whole genome shotgun sequence genome encodes:
- the LOC112225669 gene encoding LOW QUALITY PROTEIN: guanylate-binding protein 1 (The sequence of the model RefSeq protein was modified relative to this genomic sequence to represent the inferred CDS: substituted 1 base at 1 genomic stop codon), which produces MDSPMCLVKNADGELCVEPEAIDYLMGLKQKVVVVSVVGLYRTGKSYLMNKLAQKRSGFALGATIQSKTKGIWMWCVPHPEKTDHTLVLLDTEGLGDVEKGDSKNDAWIFSLAILLSSTLVYNSRGTIDNDAVEKLQYVNELTEMIKVKSSTDDEEEGEGTQFMQFFPNFVWTVRDFTLQLKIDGRVITPDQYLENSLQLKKGQSXKINDYNLPRECIRNFFPSRKCFVFPSPTTPDNMHRLDSMDEAELSERFREVADTFCLFIFQESRMKTVIGGHTLTGEMLGHLLTTYVETIAKGNVPCLENAVMAIAKIENQAAVDEGLAVYQKGMKDVKALFPVNINQLSENQLRSETQATKAFMKRSFKDENGEFLKALAEAISNHTADLFKQNKDASEKKCKALLEKLSAQMDQGIKEGTYATPGGYELYCYHHDIILAQYQAKPNKGVRAEEVLEQFLKDKSAESNSILQADKQLTKKDKQIQAEKKKTAELEQEKAAFREQQAEMKRRIENNRISQEKYLKEMKEKMEEERNQQQQEFNRTLERRMQEQKDLLENGHKEKAELMRQEIEEIKKKNQLERDANTRNQEALLDELKCSKAKPDYSCTLL; this is translated from the exons GTTTTGCCCTTGGAGCCACCATCCAGTCTAAGACTAAGGGCATCTGGATGTGGTGTGTCCCTCATCCTGAAAAAACAGACCACACCCTGGTGCTGCTGGATACGGAGGGACTGGGGGACGTGGAGAAG GGGGATTCTAAGAATGATGCCTGGATCTTCTCGCTGGCCATTCTGTTAAGCAGTACTCTGGTCTACAACAGTCGAGGGACCATCGACAATGATGCTGTGGAGAAGCTTCA ATATGTGAACGAGCTGACAGAGATGATCAAGGTGAAGTCTTCCACTGACgatgaggaggaaggagagggaacacAGTTTATGCAGTTCTTTCCTAATTTTGTGTGGACCGTCAGAGATTTCACTCTACAGCTCAAGATCGACGGCAGAGTAATCACTCCAGACCAGTATCTGGAGAATTCCCTGCAACTCAAGAAAG ggcAGAGT TAAAAGATCAATGACTACAACCTCCCGCGAGAGTGCATCCGGAACTTCTTCCCCTCACGCAAGTGTTTTGTGTTCCCCTCCCCTACAACTCCTGACAACATGCACCGACTGGACTCCATGGACGAGGCTGAGCTTTCTGAACGCTTCAGAGAGGTCGCAGATACTTTCTGCCTCTTCATTTTCCAGGAGAGCCGTATGAAGACTGTTATAGGGGGACACACATTGACTGGAGAGA TGCTGGGCCACCTGCTCACCACCTATGTGGAGACCATAGCCAAAGGCAATGTGCCCTGTCTGGAGAATGCTGTGATGGCCATTGCTAAAATTGAGAACCAGGCTGCTGTGGATGAGGGCCTGGCGGTGTACCAGAAGGGAATGAAAGATGTGAAGGCCTTATTCCCAGTGAACATCAATCAGCTGTCAGAGAACCAGCTTCGCTCAGAGACTCAGGCCACAAAGGCATTCATGAAGCGATCCTTCAAAGACGAAAATGGGGAATTCTTGAAAGCTCTTGCG GAGGCAATTAGCAACCACACCGCCGACCTTTTCAAACAGAACAAGGATGCCTCAGAGAAGAAGTGCAAGGCTCTTCTGGAGAAGCTGTCTGCTCAGATGGATCAGGGGATAAAGGAGGGGACGTACGCCACACCAGGAGGCTATGAGCTTTACTGCTATCACCATGACATCATACTGGCACAGTACCAGGCCAAACCCAACAAAGGAGTCAGG GCTGAGGAGGTTCTGGAGCAGTTCCTGAAGGACAAGAGTGCAGAGTCCAACTCCATCCTGCAAGCTGACAAACAACTGACTAAAAAAGATAAACAAATCCAAG CTGAGAAGAAGAAAACAGCTGAGTTGGAGCAGGAGAAGGCAGCATTCAGGGAGCAACAGGCAGAGATGAAGCGCAGAATTGAGAACAATCGCATTAGCCAGGAGAAGTACTTGAAGGAGATgaaagagaagatggaggaggagaggaatcaaCAGCAGCAGGAGTTCAACAGGACGCTGGAACGCAGGATGCAGGAGCAGAAAGATCTCCTGGAGAATGGCCATAAGGAGAAGGCTGAGCTAATGAGACAAGAGATCGAGGAAATAAAGAAGAAGAATCAATTGGAAAGAGACGCCAATACCCGGAATCAGGAGGCTCTGCTGGATGAATTGAAATGCTCAAAAGCTAAACCAGATTACTCTTGTACACTCTTGTGA